The Helicobacter jaachi genome includes a window with the following:
- the gmd gene encoding GDP-mannose 4,6-dehydratase — MKRALITGITGQDGAYLAEFLLKKGYEVHGIKRRSSLFNTDRIDHLYQDPHIDNRNFFLHYGDLTDSMNLTRIIADTKPDEIYNLAAMSHVAVSFETPEYTANADGIGTLRILEAVRLLGLNQHTKIYQASTSELYGLVQEVPQSEKTPFYPRSPYACAKLYAYWITVNYREAYNVFASNGILFNHESPIRGETFVTRKITRAVAKIALGLQDKLYLGNLSAKRDWGHAKDYVRMMWLILQAQNAEDWVIATGVTTEVREFVKMAFAELGIEVEFRGEGINEKGYIKACRGDFKLQSGMEVVSVDKRYFRPTEVDLLIGDASKAREKLGWVPEYDLNALVKDMVQSDLKLMQKDKYLKEGGYEILSYFE, encoded by the coding sequence ATGAAAAGGGCGTTGATTACAGGCATAACAGGGCAAGATGGCGCGTATTTAGCAGAATTTTTACTTAAAAAAGGCTATGAGGTGCATGGTATTAAGCGCAGAAGCTCGCTTTTTAATACCGATAGAATCGACCATCTCTACCAAGACCCACATATTGACAATCGCAATTTTTTCCTGCACTATGGGGATTTAACAGATTCTATGAATCTTACGCGCATTATTGCAGATACAAAACCAGATGAGATTTATAATCTAGCAGCTATGAGCCATGTGGCTGTAAGCTTTGAAACGCCAGAATACACCGCAAACGCCGATGGCATAGGCACGCTTAGAATCTTAGAGGCTGTGCGATTACTAGGCTTAAATCAGCACACAAAAATCTATCAAGCCTCCACAAGCGAGCTTTATGGCTTAGTGCAAGAAGTCCCGCAGAGTGAAAAAACGCCCTTTTATCCCCGCTCGCCTTATGCGTGTGCTAAACTCTATGCGTATTGGATAACCGTAAATTACCGCGAGGCATATAATGTCTTTGCAAGCAATGGTATTTTATTTAATCACGAAAGCCCTATCCGCGGCGAAACCTTTGTAACGCGCAAAATCACGCGTGCTGTGGCAAAAATCGCGCTAGGATTGCAAGATAAGCTTTATCTTGGGAATCTAAGTGCTAAGCGCGATTGGGGGCATGCAAAAGATTATGTGCGTATGATGTGGCTTATTCTACAAGCGCAAAATGCAGAGGATTGGGTGATTGCCACTGGTGTAACCACAGAAGTGCGGGAGTTTGTCAAAATGGCATTTGCCGAGCTTGGTATTGAGGTTGAGTTTAGGGGTGAGGGCATAAATGAAAAAGGCTATATTAAGGCGTGCAGGGGGGATTTCAAACTGCAAAGCGGTATGGAGGTAGTAAGCGTAGATAAGCGATATTTCCGCCCAACCGAAGTAGATTTGCTCATCGGTGATGCGAGTAAGGCTAGAGAAAAATTAGGCTGGGTGCCTGAATATGACTTAAATGCGCTTGTTAAAGATATGGTGCAAAGTGATTTAAAACTTATGCAAAAAGATAAATATCTTAAAGAGGGCGGATATGAGATTCTAAGCTACTTTGAGTAG
- a CDS encoding HD domain-containing protein: protein MPHSHLRAPRLSAELLKKIFVAASIRRWNDHATPVEFVELDKQAHKIVIAYILGKYEEYIRDVRIDWERLILQFCFEFFERVVLTDIKPPVFHRLRQTHNKELVEFVCKQLESELSQYEFFAQMREYLLSSKDNLEKQILKASHYYASKWEFDIIYYFNPHMYDVQHIRDVINKEVEEHYHLAGMQQIMLYEQVRELVSMFGQLRFQKRWSQTPRIPATSVLGHTLIVALSAYLASLDIGCCKQMRINHFLCGLFHDLPEILTRDIISPIKRSVKGLDEFIKKIEEEAVQSKILSIVPPNIAEDIIYFTQNEFSNRYKIEHFHHICSAQDMLEKYNYDEFNAVYGEFLKIFDNLGAYLEAKISISHGISSDDLRSGAEGIYQKCKDIQVNGIDLGKLFRDFY, encoded by the coding sequence ATGCCACATTCACATTTGCGCGCGCCGCGTTTAAGTGCGGAGTTATTAAAAAAAATCTTTGTCGCAGCGAGTATTCGGCGCTGGAATGACCACGCCACACCTGTGGAATTTGTCGAGCTTGATAAGCAGGCGCATAAAATTGTCATTGCCTATATTTTGGGCAAATATGAGGAGTATATCCGCGATGTGCGCATAGATTGGGAGCGGCTTATTTTGCAATTTTGCTTTGAGTTTTTTGAGCGCGTAGTGCTTACAGATATTAAGCCGCCTGTGTTTCACCGCCTGCGGCAAACACATAATAAAGAATTAGTAGAGTTTGTGTGCAAGCAATTAGAATCTGAACTTAGTCAATATGAGTTTTTCGCGCAAATGAGGGAATATCTTTTAAGCTCAAAGGATAATTTGGAGAAGCAAATTCTTAAAGCCTCGCATTATTATGCCTCCAAATGGGAGTTTGATATTATTTATTATTTTAATCCGCATATGTATGATGTGCAGCATATCCGCGATGTGATTAATAAGGAAGTGGAGGAGCATTATCATCTAGCAGGTATGCAGCAAATTATGCTTTATGAGCAGGTGCGGGAGCTTGTGAGTATGTTTGGGCAGCTAAGATTCCAAAAGCGGTGGAGTCAAACGCCTAGAATCCCAGCTACTTCGGTGCTAGGGCATACGCTTATTGTGGCTTTGAGCGCGTATTTAGCAAGCCTTGATATAGGTTGCTGCAAGCAAATGCGCATTAATCATTTTTTATGCGGCTTATTTCATGATTTGCCAGAAATCTTAACCCGCGACATTATCTCGCCTATCAAACGCAGCGTAAAGGGGCTTGATGAGTTTATTAAAAAAATTGAAGAAGAGGCTGTGCAAAGCAAGATTTTATCTATCGTGCCGCCTAATATAGCAGAGGACATTATTTACTTTACGCAAAATGAATTTAGCAATCGCTACAAAATCGAGCATTTTCATCATATCTGCAGTGCGCAAGATATGCTAGAAAAATATAATTATGATGAGTTTAATGCCGTGTATGGGGAGTTTTTAAAGATTTTTGATAATTTGGGCGCGTATTTGGAAGCCAAAATTTCTATATCGCATGGTATTTCAAGCGATGATTTACGCAGTGGCGCGGAGGGCATTTATCAAAAATGCAAAGATATACAAGTAAATGGCATAGATTTGGGCAAGCTTTTTAGGGACTTTTATTAG
- a CDS encoding glycosyltransferase family 2 protein has protein sequence MPAFNEEAVLAKTHKKLDELLSHLITSGEISNKSFICFVDDGSSDDTWAILSHLVASYAHVSALKLTRNYGHQSALLAGLEYVSDKCDCAISIDCDLQQDEQKISEFLQKYKAGADIVLGIRNDRVTDSVSKKYSALLFYKIMNLMGTKVVKNHADYRLLSARALQILKSYPEVNLFLRGVIMDMGLKQERVYFDVKPRFAGESKYSWAKMLSFAWSGITSFSIAPLRLVSMLGLIFFLFSLCYGGYVLFIKFFTQKAIFGWASTILPLCFFSGIQLLSLGIIGEYIGKIYAESKHRPRYYIESILTPKDCV, from the coding sequence ATTCCAGCATTTAACGAAGAGGCAGTGCTAGCAAAAACGCATAAAAAATTAGATGAGCTTTTATCTCATCTTATCACTAGCGGCGAAATTTCAAATAAAAGCTTTATATGCTTTGTCGATGATGGCAGCAGCGATGATACTTGGGCGATACTTAGTCATTTAGTTGCCTCATACGCCCATGTGAGCGCGCTTAAACTCACGCGCAATTATGGACATCAAAGCGCACTTTTAGCAGGACTAGAATATGTAAGCGATAAATGTGATTGTGCCATTAGTATAGATTGTGATTTGCAGCAAGATGAACAAAAAATAAGCGAGTTTTTGCAAAAGTATAAAGCAGGTGCGGACATTGTGCTAGGCATTCGCAATGATAGGGTTACAGATTCTGTAAGCAAAAAATATAGCGCGCTATTGTTTTATAAGATAATGAATCTTATGGGGACAAAGGTGGTGAAAAATCACGCCGATTATCGCCTGCTTAGCGCTAGGGCTTTACAGATTCTAAAAAGCTATCCAGAGGTGAATTTATTTTTGCGCGGAGTGATTATGGATATGGGCTTAAAGCAAGAGAGAGTTTATTTTGATGTTAAACCGCGCTTTGCAGGCGAGTCAAAATATTCTTGGGCAAAGATGCTAAGTTTTGCGTGGAGTGGGATTACAAGCTTTTCTATTGCGCCCCTTAGGCTTGTGAGTATGCTAGGGCTTATATTTTTCCTCTTTTCTTTATGCTATGGCGGATATGTGCTATTTATTAAATTTTTCACGCAAAAGGCTATTTTTGGTTGGGCTTCTACGATTTTGCCTCTATGCTTTTTTAGCGGAATTCAGCTGCTTAGCCTTGGCATTATTGGCGAATATATTGGGAAAATCTATGCAGAATCTAAGCACCGCCCTAGATATTACATAGAATCTATCCTTACTCCCAAAGATTGTGTATAA
- a CDS encoding GtrA family protein: MKERSLHKAGILYLCVGVINTCVGYGIIFALIWCGLVPEVANVLGYIVGFIVSYFLNKTFTFASSSSHKRDLPRFAISMGVAYIVQLLAMMLSYRIFEWNVYLCQIVGGAFYVAVGFAMSRFWAFKKPKQPDSINADSIN, encoded by the coding sequence ATGAAAGAGCGTTCTTTGCATAAAGCGGGCATATTATATCTTTGTGTGGGCGTTATAAATACCTGCGTGGGATATGGGATAATTTTTGCGCTCATATGGTGCGGGCTTGTGCCTGAAGTGGCAAATGTGCTAGGCTACATCGTGGGCTTTATCGTGTCATATTTCCTTAATAAAACTTTTACTTTTGCGTCCTCAAGCTCGCATAAGCGCGATTTACCTCGCTTTGCCATTTCTATGGGTGTGGCGTATATCGTGCAGCTGCTTGCTATGATGCTAAGTTATAGAATCTTTGAATGGAATGTGTATTTGTGCCAAATTGTTGGCGGCGCATTTTATGTAGCAGTGGGATTTGCTATGAGCCGATTTTGGGCTTTCAAAAAGCCTAAGCAGCCAGATTCTATAAATGCAGATTCTATAAACTAA
- the kdsB gene encoding 3-deoxy-manno-octulosonate cytidylyltransferase, whose amino-acid sequence MIIIPARLQSTRFPQKVLCDIGGLPMVVRTALNAQQIDEVVVACDDERIESACKAHKIPCVLTSQAHTSGTDRCAEASIKLGLSADEVVINLQADEPFIESSVVRTLINLMREKNPFMASLAKVIQKEQIVDSNLVKVVLNAHNEAIYFSRSPIPFCRDEHCEALEDYPYLGHLGLYGFFAKSLQEFCALPKSPLEEIEKLEQLRALYHGKNIAMAVVQTQSVGIDTPKDYEHALKSLRGI is encoded by the coding sequence ATGATTATTATTCCAGCGCGCTTGCAATCCACGCGATTTCCGCAAAAGGTGCTGTGCGATATAGGTGGGTTGCCTATGGTGGTGCGCACCGCGCTTAATGCGCAGCAGATTGACGAAGTGGTGGTGGCGTGCGATGATGAGCGTATAGAATCTGCTTGCAAAGCGCATAAAATCCCATGCGTGCTGACAAGCCAAGCGCACACAAGTGGCACTGATAGATGTGCTGAAGCAAGCATAAAGCTAGGTTTAAGCGCAGATGAAGTAGTGATAAATCTGCAAGCTGATGAGCCATTTATAGAATCTAGCGTGGTTAGAACGCTTATAAACCTTATGCGTGAAAAAAACCCCTTTATGGCAAGCCTTGCCAAAGTCATTCAAAAAGAGCAGATTGTGGATTCTAATTTGGTTAAAGTGGTGCTAAATGCGCATAATGAGGCGATTTATTTTTCACGCTCGCCTATTCCATTTTGTCGCGATGAGCATTGTGAGGCGTTGGAGGATTATCCATATTTAGGGCATTTAGGGCTTTATGGATTTTTTGCTAAGAGTTTGCAGGAGTTTTGCGCCCTGCCTAAAAGCCCGCTAGAAGAAATTGAGAAATTAGAGCAACTGCGCGCTTTGTATCATGGCAAAAATATTGCTATGGCAGTGGTGCAGACGCAAAGTGTGGGCATTGACACGCCTAAAGATTATGAGCATGCGCTAAAAAGCTTGCGCGGGATTTAA
- a CDS encoding MATE family efflux transporter: protein MAAAATTSKVDMRKSSISRLFFHFFIPNLCAMLALSTYSTFDGIFVGKKLGEDALAAIGLCWPIFPALIAFELLFGLGAASIAAYFLGKGQDNRARLMFSSVFYFAAISSILIGLILFIYVDEVALALGANERVMPYVVEYLQVIFLSSFIMILHPLLDVFVINDNRPILAMVAMIAGSLSNIVLNYVFLFVWELGMFGSALATAMGHGIGMCILLSHFVRKVGRIYLVRRFSINAVLASAKNGIPQSISELSVAFVMIMFNHTLKSLADTQEQSVSYLAIYSIVMYVGVVCFTILLSCAQGVQPVASYNYGAGDMARVKKIYAFGVGFSTLVGVAVYAVFMSIDAYLVKLFLKEGQEMILEPTLEAMKVYFSGYMLLGLNVVSAIFFQSIQRPKSSFIITLSYNLIFISILLFVLSHYYGVFGVWLSYPISLLCSSVVVVGVICYEAHYGVLARRS, encoded by the coding sequence ATGGCTGCAGCAGCTACAACAAGCAAAGTCGATATGCGTAAAAGCTCCATTTCTAGGCTATTTTTTCATTTTTTTATTCCTAATTTGTGCGCTATGCTCGCACTTTCGACTTATTCTACATTTGATGGCATTTTTGTGGGCAAAAAGCTAGGAGAGGACGCACTGGCGGCTATTGGCTTATGCTGGCCTATATTTCCTGCGCTCATTGCTTTTGAGCTGCTTTTTGGCTTGGGAGCGGCGTCAATTGCGGCATATTTTTTGGGCAAAGGGCAGGATAATCGCGCGCGACTTATGTTTAGCTCGGTATTTTATTTTGCCGCTATTTCTTCAATCCTCATTGGCTTAATCCTTTTTATTTATGTTGATGAGGTTGCGCTAGCACTTGGAGCAAATGAGCGTGTAATGCCCTATGTGGTGGAATATCTGCAAGTGATTTTTTTAAGCTCGTTTATTATGATACTTCACCCTTTGCTTGATGTGTTTGTGATTAATGATAATCGTCCGATTTTAGCAATGGTGGCTATGATTGCAGGGTCTTTATCAAATATTGTGCTAAATTATGTGTTTTTGTTTGTTTGGGAGCTAGGTATGTTTGGCTCTGCGCTGGCTACGGCTATGGGGCATGGGATTGGTATGTGCATTTTGCTTAGCCATTTTGTGCGCAAAGTAGGGCGGATATATCTTGTGCGGCGCTTTTCGATAAATGCTGTGCTTGCCTCGGCAAAAAATGGTATCCCACAGAGCATTTCAGAGCTTAGTGTGGCATTTGTGATGATTATGTTTAATCACACGCTTAAATCCCTAGCAGATACGCAGGAGCAGAGCGTGAGCTACCTTGCGATATATAGTATTGTGATGTATGTGGGCGTGGTGTGCTTTACGATTTTGCTTTCTTGCGCGCAGGGCGTGCAGCCTGTGGCGAGCTATAATTATGGCGCGGGCGATATGGCACGGGTGAAAAAAATCTATGCCTTTGGCGTTGGCTTCTCAACTTTGGTTGGCGTAGCGGTGTATGCTGTGTTTATGAGCATAGATGCGTATCTTGTAAAATTATTTTTAAAAGAAGGGCAGGAGATGATTTTAGAGCCAACGCTTGAGGCGATGAAAGTGTATTTTAGCGGGTATATGCTGCTAGGCTTAAATGTGGTGAGTGCGATATTTTTTCAATCCATTCAGCGCCCAAAAAGCTCTTTTATTATCACACTTTCGTATAATCTTATTTTTATTAGCATTTTGCTTTTTGTGCTATCGCATTATTATGGTGTGTTTGGCGTGTGGCTCTCTTATCCGATTTCACTTCTTTGCTCAAGTGTGGTTGTGGTGGGCGTGATATGCTATGAGGCGCACTATGGTGTGCTAGCGCGCAGAAGTTAG
- a CDS encoding DNA-methyltransferase has translation MTTESFFTNNLFNDNILELYNKNIINNITIESIKKLGVEKSDSNLDKLINLFSTTQEIDLKREITSSIGRQTNNDKIYEFLAKEAFSKHYMEVIYQMFRTCLYKSKNDIRFKILRDKMLEFYQNEVMQKMFEYYEYKQSKIAQKSLQKQITKPSLLIGDNRTTLDKIQDKQINLIFTSPPYYNARLYSDYVSYKSYLDSMQETLKQCYRILEDGRFILINISPVITKRAGREFESIRYPIHFDFHRILCESGFYFIDEIIWIKPEYSVPNRIAGYLQTRKALSYKPNCITESILVYRKNSPFLLDKNIKKYDRNLINDNEVDSTNCWYISPKANKNHPAVFPPLLCEKVLKYYSFKGDVVCDPFAGSGTFGKVAVKMGRIPLLCEQNLEYAKLLKQGGFNAI, from the coding sequence ATGACTACAGAATCTTTTTTTACAAACAATCTATTTAATGACAATATTTTAGAGTTATATAATAAAAATATTATAAATAATATAACGATAGAATCTATTAAAAAACTAGGAGTTGAAAAATCAGATTCTAATTTAGATAAGCTTATAAATCTTTTTTCTACCACGCAAGAGATTGACTTAAAACGAGAAATTACCTCATCTATTGGCAGACAAACAAATAATGATAAAATTTATGAATTTTTAGCCAAAGAAGCCTTTAGTAAGCATTATATGGAAGTGATTTATCAAATGTTTCGCACTTGTCTTTATAAGTCAAAAAATGATATTCGTTTTAAGATTCTAAGGGATAAAATGCTAGAGTTTTACCAAAATGAAGTTATGCAAAAAATGTTTGAATATTACGAATATAAGCAAAGCAAAATCGCACAAAAATCTTTACAAAAGCAAATCACAAAGCCATCACTTTTAATCGGTGATAATCGCACAACTCTTGATAAAATACAAGATAAACAAATTAATCTTATTTTTACTTCGCCACCTTATTATAATGCTAGGCTTTATAGTGATTATGTAAGCTATAAAAGCTATTTAGATTCTATGCAAGAGACATTAAAGCAATGTTATAGAATCTTAGAAGATGGTAGATTTATTTTAATAAATATTTCTCCTGTGATTACAAAGCGAGCTGGGCGAGAGTTTGAGAGCATACGCTATCCTATACATTTTGATTTTCATAGAATCTTGTGTGAAAGTGGATTTTATTTTATTGATGAAATAATATGGATAAAGCCTGAATACTCTGTGCCAAATCGCATAGCTGGATATTTGCAAACAAGAAAGGCTCTAAGCTATAAACCAAATTGCATTACAGAGAGTATTTTAGTGTATCGTAAGAACTCGCCCTTTTTACTTGATAAAAATATTAAAAAATATGATAGAAATTTAATCAATGATAATGAAGTAGATTCTACAAATTGCTGGTATATTAGTCCCAAGGCTAACAAAAATCACCCCGCAGTTTTTCCTCCTTTGCTTTGTGAAAAAGTTTTGAAATATTATTCTTTTAAAGGCGATGTAGTGTGCGACCCATTTGCTGGTAGTGGGACCTTTGGCAAGGTAGCTGTAAAAATGGGGCGAATCCCCCTTTTATGTGAGCAAAATTTAGAATATGCAAAGTTGCTTAAACAAGGTGGATTCAATGCGATTTGA
- a CDS encoding CfrBI family restriction endonuclease, translating to MRFDKIIIEKTIEKLLSGQDYREEVVNVINLEFLDFSLDFFKQILNAKMNDKELNLKWYKEHFINNKNIEPSQAAIFAGMNKKTISNIYGSATKEIMINVANVNIDYLESVLESLGNDGEKLGICIKISYKDIAVELNLNESLLVINALATKKIALRGGAWSSIGKRVEKPLMLELCKRSGVKSEFINSEIFKKNGELDYDREVDFKLYNSNKSKEYRIEVKLMGKGNPESADAVIARDTHIFIADTLSLQNKNQLKALNIEFLELKNNKDCIKDFRNILKKLDIPFKDLI from the coding sequence ATGCGATTTGATAAAATTATTATTGAAAAAACCATAGAAAAACTTTTAAGCGGACAAGATTATAGAGAAGAGGTAGTTAATGTTATAAATTTAGAATTTTTAGATTTTAGCCTAGATTTTTTTAAGCAAATTTTAAACGCAAAAATGAATGATAAAGAACTAAATTTAAAATGGTATAAAGAGCATTTTATAAATAATAAGAATATTGAACCTAGCCAAGCAGCGATATTTGCAGGTATGAATAAAAAAACTATAAGTAATATTTATGGCAGTGCTACAAAAGAAATTATGATAAATGTGGCAAATGTAAATATTGATTATTTAGAATCTGTTTTAGAATCTTTGGGGAATGATGGTGAAAAATTAGGAATTTGCATAAAAATTTCTTATAAAGATATAGCTGTGGAGTTAAATTTGAATGAAAGCTTACTTGTAATTAATGCTTTGGCTACTAAAAAAATTGCTTTGCGTGGTGGAGCTTGGAGCAGTATAGGTAAAAGGGTAGAAAAGCCTTTAATGTTAGAATTATGCAAAAGAAGTGGCGTTAAAAGCGAGTTTATCAATAGTGAAATTTTTAAGAAAAACGGCGAACTTGACTATGATAGAGAAGTAGATTTTAAACTTTATAATAGCAATAAAAGTAAAGAATATAGAATCGAAGTAAAACTAATGGGTAAGGGAAATCCAGAATCTGCAGATGCAGTCATTGCTAGAGACACACATATCTTTATTGCTGACACTTTAAGCTTACAAAATAAAAATCAACTTAAGGCTTTAAATATTGAATTTTTAGAGCTTAAAAATAATAAAGATTGCATAAAAGATTTTAGAAATATACTTAAAAAATTAGATATACCTTTTAAAGAT